From the genome of Litoribrevibacter albus:
TCCGCTGATGTAATTGGGCTGCGGTAGGCGTACTCACTCCTTAATTCTATTCTTAATTGTTTTGCTCTCTCGATTAGTCATGGCCTCGATTCGTCATGCCCTCGATTCCTCAGCGCCTTTTATTTTTCAGTAAGCCAATGGTGCGGTTGGGTTGAGGCGCCCCCTCAATCAGAGACAGGGGGATAGGATAGATTCCTGAATCGAGAGTGCTTGGTGTCACCGGTGAAATGGTGATGCCATACCCCGAAGCTACCAAGCTCAATGCCCAATCGTCGTTACTGACGGACGCTTGAATCTTGATCTGCTCAAACAGTTTCAGCTGATGAAGCAAATGATCGAAGGCTTCTTTAAACGGGCAATGCGTTCGTTCAATCCAATCGTATTGGATTAAATGTTCTATGGTTAGCGTTTGTTTATGCATAATCAGGTTGGCCGCTTCATGACCAACCGGCACCAATAAATAATACTCTTCAGTGACTAAGGGTTGCCATTGATGAGGCGAGGGTGGCGGATTGGATAACTCATGATCGTTGATCAGCCAATAGTTGGCCTTGGATGAATCTTGAGTGAGCTGCCACTGCACATCTGACGTATTGTTTCTTAACGCCGTCATGCTGAGTGTCAGGGCTTTTGCGTTGATGGCCGGGCTGACATAAAGGAATTCACTCTCTTGTTGGTGCTGGCGCATCTCTTCTTGAACAAACTGCGCATGTTGGAGCAGCGCTCTGGCCTTGCCAAAGAATAAGGCGCCTTCCTCCGTCGGCGTTACCCCCTTTCTGCTTCGAATCAGAAAGGTGGTGTCGAATTCCTGTTCCAGTTGAGCAATGGCATGCGTAATGGAAGGCTGTGCAACGTGGCACGCCTCCGCCGCTGCTGTAATGGAGCCCAGCTCTACTGACTGAACATAGTAACGTAATGCTCGTAAATCCATTCGTTAGCTGCCTTTGTTTTCAGGAATAGTAAAGTCTGTAGGAATGTTAAAGTCTGGGAAGTGCGGGAGTGTTTTTGCCACAAATTGATCGTGGGCAGGAACAATGATCAGTTCGGGATATTGCTGTTTCAGGTCGTGAATCTTCTGTACCTGCGCGTTATTTTTCTCAAGATTCTGATCAATGTTTAGCA
Proteins encoded in this window:
- a CDS encoding LysR family transcriptional regulator → MDLRALRYYVQSVELGSITAAAEACHVAQPSITHAIAQLEQEFDTTFLIRSRKGVTPTEEGALFFGKARALLQHAQFVQEEMRQHQQESEFLYVSPAINAKALTLSMTALRNNTSDVQWQLTQDSSKANYWLINDHELSNPPPSPHQWQPLVTEEYYLLVPVGHEAANLIMHKQTLTIEHLIQYDWIERTHCPFKEAFDHLLHQLKLFEQIKIQASVSNDDWALSLVASGYGITISPVTPSTLDSGIYPIPLSLIEGAPQPNRTIGLLKNKRR